One Corynebacterium aurimucosum genomic window, GCTCCAATGTCTGCGGGGTGGTCACAATCAGCGAAGCCTCCGCCATGCCATAGGAGGGGCGCAGGGCATCGCGGCGCAAGCCGTACTCTTCCTTGCCGAAGGTCTCCCAGAAGGAATTCACCGCGGACTCCGTGACCGGCTCCGAGCCGATCACGATGCCATCGACGTTGCTGAAGTCCAGCGTCTCACCTTCCGCCGGGGCGCCGTAGCGCGCGGCGAGCTCGAGGGCGAAGTTGGGAACCACGGCATAGGTTCCCTGCAGCTGCTCATCGATGGGCTGGCGCTTGAGCTGGTCAATCCAGCGCTTGGGCTGCTGTACGAAGTCCCGCGGCGTCATGATTTCCAAGTTGAAGCCCAGGATGGTCACGAAGGTTGCCAGGATGATGCCCATATCGTGGTGCATCGGTAGCCAGGACACCACGCGCGCCGGCATCTTGATCTGCACCGCGGTGAAGATCTGCAACACATTGGTCATGATGTTGCGATTGGTCAGCAGCACACCCGCTGGGGTGCGGGTGGAGCCGGAGGTGTACTGCAGGAAGGCCGGGTGGTCCACCGGCGCGGTCTGCAGCGCGGCCAGGGCCACCTTGCCCTCCTCGGTCTCCAGCGGGTTCACCCAGCTCTGCGCCAAGGAATCCGGCAGGGAGTCGATGGAGATGATGCGCGGGCGCTCAGACGCCGGGCGGTCCGCGAAATAAGCTCGGTTAGCCGCAGCTGAAATGTTGTTGGTCAGCACGATCGACGGGTTGGCATCGCCGAAGACTGCCCGCAGGTGATCGGTGTGGCCGGGCTCGTTCGGATCGTAGAGCGGAAGCGGCGTCATGCCCGCGTACATCGCGCCGAGGAAACCGAAGATGTACTCGGGAGAGTTGCCCGCCAGGATCGCCACACGATCCCCCATCTTGCCTACCTGCTGCAGGCGTGCTGCTACCGCCTTGATGCGGGTATTGACCTGGGAGCGGGTGATATCGCGCGGGGTGCCCTCCGGGTTATCGGTATAGACCCACTGGCGCATGACCGGGCGATCCGGGATTCCCGCCTGCTGCTCCGCGGCATAGACGTGTTCAGCGAGCCCCGCCAACGTCAGGTGAGGCGGCAGGGCAATGTTGCCCTTCTCGTCGAAGAACTGGCCGATCAAGGCTTTCAGGTCCATGTGGGAAAGCTCCTTCGTAGGGTTGAGAGGGGCACGCACCCCTACTTCACGTACTTTTGACATTGAAAATATCAGAAGAGATGTGCCGAGCGTTACATGGCACGCGGTG contains:
- a CDS encoding FadD32-like long-chain-fatty-acid--AMP ligase, producing MDLKALIGQFFDEKGNIALPPHLTLAGLAEHVYAAEQQAGIPDRPVMRQWVYTDNPEGTPRDITRSQVNTRIKAVAARLQQVGKMGDRVAILAGNSPEYIFGFLGAMYAGMTPLPLYDPNEPGHTDHLRAVFGDANPSIVLTNNISAAANRAYFADRPASERPRIISIDSLPDSLAQSWVNPLETEEGKVALAALQTAPVDHPAFLQYTSGSTRTPAGVLLTNRNIMTNVLQIFTAVQIKMPARVVSWLPMHHDMGIILATFVTILGFNLEIMTPRDFVQQPKRWIDQLKRQPIDEQLQGTYAVVPNFALELAARYGAPAEGETLDFSNVDGIVIGSEPVTESAVNSFWETFGKEEYGLRRDALRPSYGMAEASLIVTTPQTLERPIISHFDRERLADGEAVIVEKSADSVAYASCGQSVVAQHLTIVDPETKAELPDGRVGEIWLHGDNRAAGYLDRAEETTSTFHNTLGERLKEGSRVPNAPEDNNWLATGDLAAIVDNQLYITGRLKDLIVVAGRNHYPQDIEGTVQEASGHVRADSIAAFSVEGGSTEELVLLIERADGANPTDDAAASEAIRSAVSAHHGVTPAVIQWFNANEIKRTSSGKIARRVAKKSYLAS